One bacterium DNA segment encodes these proteins:
- a CDS encoding prepilin peptidase — translation MSSLPIVIGWAVVGAGAGWFVRWGSVRLARLEGLEAGARRWQVYGPPILAALLFALFAFELSSFPMLLLRSIFVLVLVQVIFFDYEHRLILDRVLFPSMGLALVVSLFGHPWWAGIATGFAAGLLFLVLALAGAAIFKAEALGFGDVKLALFMGLLLGPLPTITALFYGVVLAGVVSVGIIIWHRSMRGTIAYGPYLAAGALIVLFQLHRLPGQ, via the coding sequence GTGAGCTCGCTCCCGATCGTCATCGGCTGGGCCGTCGTCGGCGCCGGGGCCGGATGGTTCGTGCGCTGGGGCTCCGTTCGACTGGCGCGGCTGGAAGGGCTGGAGGCGGGCGCCAGGCGCTGGCAGGTTTACGGGCCGCCCATCCTTGCGGCGCTCCTGTTCGCTTTGTTCGCGTTCGAGCTCAGCTCGTTCCCGATGCTCCTGCTGCGCAGCATCTTCGTCCTGGTCCTGGTCCAGGTGATCTTCTTCGACTACGAGCACCGGCTGATCCTCGACCGCGTGCTGTTCCCGTCGATGGGCCTGGCCCTGGTGGTCAGCCTCTTCGGCCACCCCTGGTGGGCGGGTATCGCGACAGGGTTCGCCGCCGGCCTGCTCTTCCTGGTCCTGGCGCTGGCGGGCGCGGCCATCTTCAAGGCGGAGGCGCTGGGGTTCGGTGACGTCAAGCTCGCCCTGTTCATGGGCCTGCTGCTCGGTCCGCTGCCGACCATCACGGCACTTTTCTACGGCGTCGTCCTCGCCGGGGTGGTCTCGGTGGGGATCATCATCTGGCACCGCTCGATGAGAGGGACGATCGCCTACGGGCCCTATCTGGCCGCGGGCGCGCTGATCGTCCTTTTCCAACTGCACCGGCTTCCAGGACAATAG
- a CDS encoding PH domain-containing protein gives MTEQLLPGETLILKDHQHWIVLVKSLVIPVLLLVVVAIADFTVLYTSHIPHLRLILTLGVVALAGIRLIVLWIRWRSTSYTLTDQRIKIESGVFGRQSKMIPIDRVQDCSTKQSLFGRMLGYGRVEVDAAGAQGAEVLDHLPSPGTFRDQVFVQSERRRGGAPAAPANPSGV, from the coding sequence ATGACTGAACAGCTCCTACCCGGCGAGACCCTCATCCTCAAGGACCACCAGCACTGGATCGTCCTCGTCAAGAGCCTCGTGATCCCGGTGCTCCTCTTGGTCGTGGTCGCGATCGCCGACTTCACGGTCCTGTACACCAGCCACATCCCACATCTCCGGCTCATCCTCACCCTGGGGGTCGTCGCCCTGGCGGGAATCCGGCTCATCGTGCTGTGGATCCGCTGGCGGTCGACCTCCTACACGCTCACGGACCAGCGGATCAAGATCGAGTCCGGCGTTTTCGGCCGCCAGTCGAAGATGATCCCCATCGACAGGGTGCAGGACTGCAGCACCAAGCAGTCGCTGTTCGGCCGCATGCTCGGCTACGGGCGGGTCGAGGTCGACGCCGCCGGCGCCCAGGGGGCCGAGGTCCTCGACCACCTCCCGAGCCCGGGGACGTTTCGGGACCAGGTGTTCGTGCAGTCGGAACGGCGTCGGGGCGGCGCGCCCGCAGCCCCGGCCAACCCCAGCGGCGTCTAG
- the aroQ gene encoding type II 3-dehydroquinate dehydratase, with protein MGDAAAPGSRRTGARGAAGARPANRHEGVGVKRIVVVNGPNLNLLGKREPHIYGTRSMADLTEAVRAKARALGVEVSLLQSNHEGEIVDFLQKEAPDSLGIVINPGALSHYSLALYDCLQALAVPTVEVHLSNIHAREAFRSKSVTARAARGVITGLGFKGYELAMEFLIDLDQ; from the coding sequence ATGGGTGATGCCGCGGCGCCTGGGTCACGCCGAACCGGGGCACGCGGTGCCGCCGGCGCTCGTCCGGCGAATCGTCACGAAGGCGTTGGCGTGAAGCGCATCGTCGTCGTCAACGGGCCGAACCTGAACCTGCTGGGCAAGCGCGAGCCTCACATCTATGGCACCCGCTCGATGGCCGACCTCACCGAGGCGGTGCGCGCGAAGGCGCGCGCCCTGGGCGTGGAGGTGAGCCTGCTTCAGAGCAACCACGAGGGCGAGATCGTCGACTTCCTGCAGAAGGAGGCGCCGGACTCGCTCGGGATCGTGATCAACCCCGGCGCGCTGTCTCACTACTCGCTGGCGCTTTACGATTGTCTGCAGGCGCTCGCCGTTCCGACCGTCGAAGTCCACCTCTCCAACATCCACGCCCGAGAGGCATTCCGGTCGAAGAGCGTCACCGCGCGGGCCGCCAGAGGCGTGATCACCGGCCTCGGCTTTAAGGGTTACGAGTTAGCCATGGAGTTCTTGATTGATCTCGACCAATGA
- the aroB gene encoding 3-dehydroquinate synthase, with the protein MVRLILDSSMGSYPVLIGSDAHRELRGVITRLDPSAVAIVTDTNVRPWAEKVGKAIKRAGLKTAVHVVPAGERSKSLSQLRDLLAFLERQRIDRSGCVIAVGGGTIGDLAGLAAAIWQRGVRLVAVPTTLLAMVDSSIGGKTGINGTHSKNAIGAFWQPVAVVSDLACLDTLPRANYMDAFAEVVKYAVAMDRGLADLLQKERPRLLAADDAMLERVVFRCVTAKGLVVAKDEREKGPRAILNYGHTAGHALEAASGFRVSHGRAVAFGMRVAARIALSMDLCGERFVESQDELLTAYGLPDKTPHIDAAQVLAAIPRDKKARRGKVAWVMPRRLGHAEPGHAVPPALVRRIVTKALA; encoded by the coding sequence TTGGTGCGGCTGATCCTCGATTCTTCGATGGGCAGCTATCCGGTGCTCATCGGCAGCGACGCCCATCGGGAGCTTCGCGGCGTGATCACCCGGCTGGATCCGAGCGCGGTCGCCATCGTCACCGATACCAATGTCAGGCCCTGGGCGGAGAAGGTCGGCAAGGCGATCAAGCGAGCCGGCCTCAAGACGGCCGTCCATGTGGTGCCGGCCGGCGAGCGCTCGAAATCCCTCTCCCAGCTGCGCGACCTGCTCGCGTTCCTGGAGCGCCAGCGCATCGACCGATCGGGTTGCGTCATCGCCGTCGGCGGCGGGACGATCGGAGACCTGGCCGGTTTGGCGGCGGCGATCTGGCAGCGTGGCGTGCGCCTGGTCGCCGTGCCCACGACGCTGCTCGCGATGGTGGATTCGAGCATCGGCGGCAAGACCGGGATCAACGGGACGCACTCCAAGAACGCGATCGGGGCCTTCTGGCAGCCCGTGGCGGTGGTGTCGGACCTCGCGTGCCTCGACACGCTCCCGCGGGCCAACTACATGGATGCGTTCGCCGAGGTTGTAAAGTACGCCGTGGCCATGGACCGGGGCCTTGCCGACCTCCTGCAAAAGGAACGCCCGCGCCTGCTCGCCGCCGACGATGCGATGCTCGAGCGGGTGGTGTTCCGTTGCGTCACGGCCAAGGGGCTCGTCGTCGCCAAGGACGAGCGCGAGAAAGGGCCGCGGGCGATCCTCAACTACGGCCACACCGCGGGCCACGCGCTGGAGGCGGCCAGCGGCTTTCGCGTCTCGCACGGTCGGGCGGTCGCGTTCGGGATGCGCGTCGCCGCCCGGATCGCGCTCTCCATGGACCTGTGCGGTGAGCGGTTCGTCGAATCGCAGGACGAGCTGCTGACGGCCTATGGGCTGCCCGACAAGACGCCCCACATCGATGCCGCGCAAGTGCTGGCCGCCATCCCGCGCGACAAGAAGGCGCGGCGCGGCAAGGTGGCATGGGTGATGCCGCGGCGCCTGGGTCACGCCGAACCGGGGCACGCGGTGCCGCCGGCGCTCGTCCGGCGAATCGTCACGAAGGCGTTGGCGTGA
- a CDS encoding shikimate dehydrogenase, whose translation MHNAAFRAVGLDWTYELLDVAPEQLPAAMRRLREPDAAGANITIPHKRAVMEQVDSLDPGALRARAVNTIAREGGRLVGSNTDVAAIRSAVDDLGLEPRGATVVILGAGGSARAAAVALEGAHLAFVSRHPEVVDLPGRVIPWEEPSLPKLVSSADLLLNATPLGRRDEMPIRPAALPRNGAVIDLVYVKGGTPLVRKARSLGLRTVDGWQILLEQGARSFEIWTGRPAPVSAMRETLQP comes from the coding sequence ATGCACAACGCGGCCTTTCGCGCGGTCGGGCTTGACTGGACGTACGAGCTGCTGGACGTCGCGCCCGAACAGCTGCCGGCGGCGATGCGGCGTCTTCGCGAGCCGGATGCGGCGGGCGCCAACATCACCATCCCGCACAAGCGGGCGGTGATGGAGCAGGTCGACAGCCTCGACCCCGGAGCCCTGCGAGCGCGAGCCGTCAACACCATCGCCCGCGAGGGCGGCCGCCTGGTCGGCTCCAACACCGACGTGGCGGCGATCCGCTCCGCGGTCGACGACTTGGGCCTCGAGCCCAGGGGGGCGACGGTCGTGATCCTGGGCGCCGGCGGCTCGGCGCGCGCCGCGGCGGTGGCGCTGGAAGGCGCGCACCTGGCCTTCGTGTCCAGGCACCCGGAGGTGGTCGATCTCCCGGGGAGGGTGATCCCCTGGGAGGAGCCGTCGTTGCCGAAGCTCGTGAGCTCAGCCGACCTCCTGCTCAATGCCACGCCGTTGGGGCGCCGGGACGAGATGCCGATCCGGCCGGCCGCCTTGCCGCGCAATGGCGCGGTCATCGACCTCGTCTACGTCAAGGGCGGCACGCCGCTGGTGCGCAAGGCGCGCTCGCTGGGCCTGCGCACGGTCGACGGCTGGCAGATCCTCCTCGAACAGGGTGCGCGGTCGTTCGAGATCTGGACCGGCCGCCCCGCGCCTGTGAGCGCGATGCGCGAAACTCTGCAGCCGTGA